gttcgatcagctgtttcagttgatcggcaaaaggcaccggataattcggcgccaaatactgcgaccaaaagagcttatctgcggtgttcctttcttcggctcggtagaattgggaggcatctgatatgctgtgaggtagctcggcaaatacacctgagaaatccggattcacaaccagaaacatagttttcccttcaaatacttgctttacatgggaaaaaccttacccgccgcgatctttctcACCTCTTGGATCCCCtacagggcgctttgggtttcccctcGGGCATCGCTCCTGGCTTGACATGCCTTGGTGAGTTTGGACTCTTTCtctgttaaactctgctccaaggtctcgcatctacttacggcctcttgcagctcttgctcagctttaataactctgtcctcgtgtttctcacgaagagtccgctctgtggccgccttttcctcggcctcggcaacggcccttttgagggcctcgacttcggtcataacccctagcacaaattatgcggcttatttcatattgaacatttatttcacaataaatgcgcacaacgcttgtgcataccttgtttatccctcaactgcattttcaattggccaagttcttctatggctcgctccagactttgattcagtctggAGATCTCCGCAGTACGAGAGGAAGCAGCCGCTACAGGTATCTACTTGAAACAGAAGAGAAATCAATATCATTCAACGAGTCTTCCTGCGATCATCAATTTGATCCCTTGTccagttctttctttcaccgaacagtgtatcaggggctactatctatactatgacactcttcgacaaCTTACAaagcatacctcaaagcctcttataaggctgatacaggcttcgtttagtccactctcagttgactgaatcttctcaatcaccgcacccataagggcacggtgttcgtcAACGATGGAGGCGTCTCgtaacgccaccaacaaagcatccgacacttctggatggatagaggtcgccggcagaacaggcacgccccctccagccaAAGGAGGTTGCcttcttgattctggagccgtataggtctctggAATCACATCCGGTGGGGGCCGAACTCAGGATCGCCCCCGCCGTCAGAccccatgggaatcttttcccccacATGTCCGGCCCCtgcggtttgacctccaggcgTCGCCTTCATGgtttcttcctttcctccttggtcggggtccttctgggacgaagcctcggtgttatgcacctatttggaggaaggggcctttgggggcgtcccgctctccatagcatttgagctcagcaggtcctctgatgtggattgtttggtacgggacctcgccgaactacaaaaaatatatgcttagGTTAATATACTAAGACACGATGAGTCCGGACGCTTAAATgtactcggattttatatacttacgagtttaccaggggctgggccctgggatcccatgccgggccgctatcggcggcggcagtggactcctccggaagagaagcctttccccttttgggcagttcggcctccaagggtgcggaggctgtcctcttccttcttcccccccgcgggggattcatcttcctcctccttttcgTCCACTTCAGAGGCGgaacgggcatcagagccttcgggtattgtgtccgaagtgccacggcaacgaaggccgccccgggtcattttggcctccttcttggccatcttcttcggcaccttgtaaggcgccagatttgtaacacccccagcgTCATACTACGATAATCTCACCCTAATGATGCCAGGTCACCATGCTTACTGAGCTGATtatcacttgatgaaaaatcagaGTCAAATACAAATTCAAAATGACAAGTCAAATTATAGTTTCTTAAAATAGtgatttaaaaatgttcaaaatgttGAAGATATTCACTAACTATTTAACAAtcatcaaacaacattttaaaaattatttaaataccctaaaacaattaaaacatggGCCCAAACATTATTTTAGTTGCCttttaaattatatataaaaagaAAACTTCCAATCTTTTTCATTTAAGTGCCAAACTTTAGTGACAGTAAGGTATATTGCATGCTAAATTTTGAGATCGGCCACACATTTTGCAAAATGGGTTAATACAAAAAAAAGAAGTGCAAGCAGGAAAAGAAATGAAAAGGCTAGAGACAACACTGTTTCACCTATAGCCCATAGGTACAGTGCGAGGCCCAGTCCACGAACAGCCTTCTCCTTCCTGTACAGAGGAGGAGGCAGGAGATGTGCGTGTCGCACATCCACAACCGCCGTGGCCGTAGATGGCCGCCACGTCGATCCCCTCCGTTTATAATTGTGCCAACGCAAACCCTAGATCGCCCTCGTCCATTCCCCCCTCTTTTCCCCATcgcccccttcttcttctgcttggaATCGAGCTTGGATACTCGCATGGTGGCCGCGCTGGTCATCGTCATTACCGCAGCCACCGTCGTCGCCGACGCGTGGGAGGACGTCTAGGAGGCCCGCCACGGACGTCTTCATCCGTCCCGAGCATCGAACGGAGCCGAGGTGGCATGTGCGCTCGCCATCGAGCTAGTCTTCGTCGCGTACGTTGTCGTCGTCCATCGTCGAGTACCACCGTTCCGGTCCACCCCGATCTTCCCCGAGCACATCAATGGACTCGCAGTGAGCTTCTCCCCCGGATCCCCCTTCCCCCGCTTCGATTCGGTCGCCATTAGCTGTCCCTGAGCTTGCCGTGGCCGCGGCCCCTGCGCCCGAAGCCACCGGCGCTCACACTGCTAAGTGTACACATTACTGTCACGTTTACATGACTTAGTCTCCCCACCATTAGTCCCACGATGCACGATATGTGTGCACGTTCTCTGTAAACTGCCTGTATTCAGTGCCTATATGTACTCCTGACTCTGAATCAATGAGATAAGTTCAGACTCTGTTCAGTTTTACAGTTCAATATGGTATCAGGCTAGACTAGTCCTCGTCCACAATGAACCAAACCGGCGCGGcaatctcgcctgccgccggcAACACCCACCTCGGACCTCTGGGTCATCTTCCTCCCCCGACCTACCAACCTACCTTACCTACTCACCCCCCATCTGCTACTCTGCTTGCCCCAACCTCAATCATCGACACCATCACAGATGTATCCCCGTTCATCCCCATCGTCCTCGACCTGGCGGCGCACAACTACTACCACTGGCGTCATTTGTTCCTTGTCCACCTCGGGCGCTGCGGCCTCCGCAGCCACATCGACGGCGACAACCTGGCGGCCTCCTCCGATCCCGTTTGGATCAAGGACGACTTCGCCATTCTGCAGTGGATTTACACGCGGATCTCAACGGAGCTGTTCGGCCTCCTCCCCAAGGACGGCGCCACCGCCTTCGTCATCTGGCGCGAGCTCCAGCGCCTGTTCCAGGACAACCGCGATGCCCGCATCAACCACCTGGAGACAGCGATGCGCACCCTCAAGCAGAGGGACGAGCCCGTCGGCACCTACTGCCAGCGCCTCAAGGCCATGGCGGATGAACTGCATGAGCTCGGCGCTCCGGTGGATGACCGCCGGCTCATCTCCGCCACCCTCGCCGGCATCAGCGAGCGATTCGACAAGGTCACCTCCGTCATCCCTCTGCTTCGCCCCGCGCCGCCGTACTCTGAGGTGCTCTCCATGCTTCAACTCGAGGAGACCAAACTGCGCACCAGGATGGAGCAACCGCAGGCCTTCTACTCCAACAACGGGCCTTGCAACAGCGGCAACGCCGCCCAAGCTCCGTCCCCGCAACAGCCGGCCGTGCGCCCCACCGGCGTCAGCCCGAACTACAAGGGCAAGAACCCGGTTCCCGGTTTTCAGCACCGGAACGCATCCAACAACGGGTCGACCTCCACGACGCCATCGGCTCACGCCTCACCAGCACCGCCTCGTCAACCGGCAGCGACACCGACGGCACCCATGACTCCGCCATGGCGTGCCCACACTGATCCCTGGACCGGCTTGGTTCAGGCCTGGCCTGTCCCATGGACCCAGGCAACTGCCGTCGCCGCGCCTGGCCCCGTGCCCTGGCAGCTGCCGTCGCCACGACTCGTCGGCGGCCCCGGCCTGCTTGGCCGGCCTCCTGCTCAGGCATACTACTCCTTCGCGCAGAACCATCAACCGGCGCCTGCAAC
The sequence above is drawn from the Triticum aestivum cultivar Chinese Spring chromosome 7A, IWGSC CS RefSeq v2.1, whole genome shotgun sequence genome and encodes:
- the LOC123153544 gene encoding uncharacterized protein, giving the protein MNQTGAAISPAAGNTHLGPLGHLPPPTYQPTLPTHPPSATLLAPTSIIDTITDVSPFIPIVLDLAAHNYYHWRHLFLVHLGRCGLRSHIDGDNLAASSDPVWIKDDFAILQWIYTRISTELFGLLPKDGATAFVIWRELQRLFQDNRDARINHLETAMRTLKQRDEPVGTYCQRLKAMADELHELGAPVDDRRLISATLAGISERFDKVTSVIPLLRPAPPYSEVLSMLQLEETKLRTRMEQPQAFYSNNGPCNSGNAAQAPSPQQPAVRPTGVSPNYKGKNPVPGFQHRNASNNGSTSTTPSAHASPAPPRQPAATPTAPMTPPWRAHTDPWTGLVQAWPVPWTQATAVAAPGPVPWQLPSPRLVGGPGLLGRPPAQAYYSFAQNHQPAPATYPASPFAPPAYAAAPMQAPMYAPPTTPASPAWDQAALVHALNAYTNHNDGGWIVDSGATAHMSGSQNPGPDRTT